The Nitrospirales bacterium genome includes a window with the following:
- a CDS encoding PilZ domain-containing protein: MCESDNRREFTRVQVKLEAELQAGGKALIKGHLGDISMNGMYLECAGRLPLNSQCRVMLILDGGLDALCIQVRGVVIRVDDLGMAVHFTEILGEESLGHLRNLVLLNSQEPTSQVEQEFQAHIGIKRKEPRDTIDPLAVE; encoded by the coding sequence ATGTGTGAAAGCGATAACCGTCGAGAGTTTACACGGGTTCAGGTCAAACTGGAAGCCGAATTGCAGGCCGGAGGCAAAGCCTTAATCAAGGGACATCTTGGCGACATCAGCATGAACGGGATGTACTTGGAATGTGCGGGGAGATTGCCGCTGAACTCCCAATGCCGCGTCATGTTGATCCTGGACGGCGGGCTTGACGCGCTCTGCATTCAAGTCCGAGGGGTCGTGATTCGAGTTGACGACTTGGGCATGGCCGTGCATTTTACCGAGATCCTGGGAGAGGAAAGTCTCGGTCACCTCCGAAATCTGGTTCTGTTAAACAGTCAGGAGCCGACTTCGCAAGTGGAACAGGAATTCCAAGCCCACATTGGAATCAAGCGTAAAGAGCCGAGAGATACTATCGATCCGTTGGCCGTAGAGTAA
- a CDS encoding STAS domain-containing protein, with protein sequence MQISEQTGEEGIVVLDLEGRFDFSSRKAFKDTVERIQKEGCSHIIINMDRVSFVDSSALGLLVIASQNLKCKHAQLSIVNPQPYVRQVLDLANVPKMVPVYSSLNEAKQQSPSPATATS encoded by the coding sequence ATGCAGATCTCTGAACAGACAGGAGAAGAGGGCATTGTTGTCCTTGACCTGGAAGGAAGGTTTGATTTTTCGTCGAGAAAGGCATTTAAAGATACCGTTGAGCGCATTCAAAAAGAAGGCTGTTCGCATATTATCATCAATATGGATCGCGTCTCGTTCGTGGATAGCTCAGCATTAGGGCTCTTAGTGATCGCTTCACAGAATTTAAAATGCAAACACGCTCAGCTCAGCATCGTCAATCCCCAACCGTATGTGCGCCAAGTATTGGACCTGGCGAATGTGCCGAAAATGGTCCCTGTATATTCGTCGCTGAATGAAGCCAAACAACAGTCGCCCAGTCCGGCAACCGCGACATCATAA
- a CDS encoding chemotaxis protein CheX encodes MQFLEQEILEITEATWQSMLGLDIQATQCASAPDIEAGSLTGHVSISGSWNGVVILQGSEKLTRSAAAVIFGKESNEVTEEDQQDAMYELSNIIAGNIKALLPEPCQLSLPTVNPSTCESEPVSSHTRVSELLFNCQGEPLYVTVWQQT; translated from the coding sequence ATGCAATTTCTTGAGCAAGAAATTTTAGAAATCACGGAGGCCACATGGCAGTCCATGCTTGGCTTGGACATTCAAGCGACGCAATGCGCCTCTGCCCCGGACATCGAGGCAGGTTCGTTAACGGGTCATGTAAGCATTTCTGGTTCCTGGAATGGTGTGGTGATCTTACAGGGATCCGAGAAACTGACCCGTTCAGCCGCGGCGGTAATATTCGGCAAAGAGTCCAATGAAGTCACAGAAGAAGATCAGCAGGATGCGATGTATGAACTCTCGAATATCATCGCGGGCAATATCAAGGCGCTTCTCCCCGAGCCCTGTCAATTGTCGCTTCCCACCGTTAACCCTTCGACATGTGAAAGCGAGCCTGTTTCCAGTCATACGCGAGTCAGTGAATTACTGTTTAATTGTCAGGGAGAACCACTGTACGTCACGGTGTGGCAACAAACGTAA
- a CDS encoding chemotaxis response regulator protein-glutamate methylesterase — translation MAKIRILIVDDSVVIRRLLSDELSKDPMIEIVGKAATGKIALSMIEQVNPDVVTMDIEMPEMDGLTAVSEIRKTHKTLPIIMFSTLSQRAARETLEALSRGANDYVTKPANVGSAALAMQRVRDELLPKIKSLCSSRFPLASPAPTVSPVRMTTVKPQPMSIPEKREPSRIDVIAIGVSTGGPNALAEVLPSIPKDFPVPIVIVQHMPPVFTKCLAERLTAKCHLPMEEGIAGAAVHSGKMWLAPGDYHMVVVKKGAFIELALNQDPQENSCRPAVDVLFRSVAQVYGEHTLAVILTGMGQDGLRGCEVIREAGGQVIVQDEQTSVVWGMPGAVAQAGLADNILPLSEIAAEIQTRVMISRLAAAVGASHHR, via the coding sequence ATGGCCAAAATACGCATACTGATCGTTGACGACTCCGTGGTGATTCGCCGGCTTCTTTCCGACGAATTGAGCAAAGATCCGATGATCGAAATCGTCGGAAAGGCTGCTACCGGCAAGATTGCTCTCTCGATGATCGAGCAGGTGAATCCCGATGTCGTGACGATGGACATCGAAATGCCGGAGATGGATGGATTAACGGCTGTGAGTGAAATTCGGAAGACCCATAAGACTCTTCCCATCATTATGTTCAGTACCTTAAGCCAGCGCGCCGCCAGGGAAACGCTGGAGGCATTGTCACGGGGAGCCAATGATTATGTGACCAAGCCGGCGAATGTGGGCAGCGCGGCTTTGGCCATGCAACGTGTGAGGGATGAGCTACTGCCCAAGATCAAGTCATTGTGTTCATCACGTTTTCCTCTAGCCTCACCAGCGCCAACAGTGTCTCCCGTTCGGATGACGACGGTGAAGCCGCAACCCATGTCGATCCCTGAGAAAAGGGAACCATCGCGTATTGACGTGATCGCCATTGGCGTGTCGACCGGCGGTCCCAATGCACTCGCCGAGGTGCTGCCGTCTATTCCCAAGGACTTTCCCGTGCCGATCGTGATTGTTCAGCATATGCCTCCGGTGTTCACGAAATGTTTAGCTGAACGCCTCACGGCGAAATGTCATCTGCCGATGGAAGAAGGCATAGCTGGTGCGGCCGTTCACTCAGGGAAAATGTGGCTCGCTCCGGGGGATTATCACATGGTGGTCGTTAAAAAGGGGGCTTTTATCGAGCTAGCGCTGAATCAAGATCCACAAGAAAATTCTTGCCGTCCGGCTGTCGATGTGCTGTTCCGTTCCGTGGCCCAGGTGTATGGCGAACATACGTTGGCTGTCATCCTGACTGGGATGGGACAAGATGGGCTTCGAGGGTGTGAGGTCATTCGTGAGGCTGGAGGGCAGGTAATCGTACAAGATGAACAGACTAGCGTTGTATGGGGTATGCCCGGCGCTGTGGCTCAAGCAGGGTTGGCGGATAACATTCTTCCTCTTTCGGAAATCGCTGCTGAGATTCAAACACGTGTCATGATAAGCCGTCTTGCGGCGGCCGTTGGTGCCTCGCATCATCGTTAA
- a CDS encoding response regulator, translating into MKALVIDDSKAMRIILKQILESVGGKVEEAGNGKEGLDKLKSMGSVDVVLVDWNMPEMNGLEFVRAIRSDASHRKTPVMMVTTETEASQMGKALAAGANEYVMKPFTKDVIQEKLKLLGIK; encoded by the coding sequence ATGAAGGCATTGGTCATCGATGATTCAAAGGCGATGAGGATTATTCTGAAGCAGATCCTCGAGTCGGTAGGAGGAAAGGTTGAGGAAGCCGGCAATGGCAAGGAAGGGCTCGATAAGTTGAAATCCATGGGCAGTGTTGATGTCGTGCTCGTTGATTGGAATATGCCGGAAATGAATGGACTTGAATTCGTGCGCGCCATTCGTTCAGACGCGTCTCATCGAAAAACGCCCGTGATGATGGTCACGACCGAGACGGAAGCGTCTCAAATGGGGAAGGCGCTTGCCGCGGGCGCGAATGAGTATGTCATGAAGCCTTTCACGAAAGACGTGATTCAAGAAAAGTTGAAATTGTTGGGCATTAAATAA